In Clostridium swellfunianum, a genomic segment contains:
- a CDS encoding aminotransferase class I/II-fold pyridoxal phosphate-dependent enzyme: protein MADIFEKCFNYNDAKEAIKAGIYPYFHALTSGQDTEVIIGGKRVIMLGSNNYLGLTSDPRLKEAAIKAVEKYGSGCSGSRFLNGTLDLHIELEERLAAFVKKEAALVFSTGFQTNLGIISAIAGRNDYIIGDKQNHASLVDACRLSFAKFLKFKHNDMEDLERILKSIPEDKGRLIVVDGVFSMEGDIANLPEIVRLAKQYGARVMVDDAHGLGVMGEYGRGTAEYFGLEDEVDIIMGTFSKSLASLGGYVASKEDVVDYIKHHSRPFIFSASIPPASAAAAMAALDILQKEPERIKRLWDNAKFMKESFEAIGLPVGETRTPIVPIIAGEDFKAFKLTMMLLEEGVYVNPAVAPAVEPGCALLRTSYTPTHTKEQLEFALGAFEKVFKASEQTA from the coding sequence ATGGCTGATATTTTCGAAAAATGTTTTAACTATAATGATGCTAAAGAGGCGATAAAGGCTGGAATATATCCTTATTTTCACGCCCTTACTTCTGGGCAGGATACAGAAGTTATAATCGGGGGAAAAAGAGTAATAATGCTTGGCTCCAATAACTATTTGGGACTAACCTCAGACCCAAGACTTAAGGAAGCAGCTATAAAAGCTGTAGAAAAATATGGCTCAGGCTGCTCAGGTTCAAGGTTTTTAAATGGAACGCTAGATTTACATATTGAGCTTGAAGAAAGATTGGCAGCTTTTGTTAAAAAGGAAGCTGCACTTGTTTTTAGTACTGGTTTTCAAACTAATTTAGGAATTATATCTGCAATAGCAGGAAGAAATGATTATATAATCGGAGATAAACAGAATCACGCAAGTCTTGTTGATGCTTGCAGACTAAGTTTTGCAAAGTTTTTAAAGTTTAAGCACAATGACATGGAAGACTTGGAAAGGATTTTAAAGTCAATACCAGAGGATAAGGGAAGACTTATAGTAGTTGATGGGGTATTTAGTATGGAAGGAGATATTGCAAACCTTCCAGAAATAGTAAGACTAGCTAAACAGTACGGAGCTAGAGTAATGGTTGACGATGCCCACGGATTAGGGGTTATGGGAGAGTACGGAAGAGGTACGGCAGAATACTTTGGACTTGAGGATGAGGTTGACATAATAATGGGAACTTTCAGTAAGTCCTTAGCAAGTCTTGGCGGATATGTTGCTTCCAAGGAAGATGTAGTAGATTATATAAAACATCATTCAAGACCATTTATCTTCAGTGCTTCAATACCTCCAGCAAGTGCAGCAGCAGCTATGGCGGCTCTTGATATTTTACAAAAAGAACCAGAAAGAATTAAAAGACTTTGGGATAATGCTAAGTTCATGAAGGAAAGCTTTGAGGCTATTGGACTACCAGTTGGAGAAACTAGAACTCCAATAGTTCCTATAATTGCAGGAGAGGATTTTAAGGCCTTTAAGCTAACTATGATGCTTCTTGAGGAAGGGGTATATGTAAATCCAGCAGTTGCACCTGCAGTAGAACCAGGCTGTGCACTACTTAGAACAAGCTATACGCCAACACATACAAAAGAACAGCTTGAATTTGCATTAGGAGCTTTTGAGAAGGTATTTAAGGCTAGCGAGCAAACAGCTTAA
- a CDS encoding ABC transporter ATP-binding protein, which produces MKKIKTLFRYAYKYRFKYLIGISFLILVDMLQLIPPKLLGYITDNISRGTATKDLLLKYIAYIIAIAFLMAIGRYVWRMYIIGTSRRIEYDMRNNYFKHLQTLSINFYNKNKTGDLMALATNDLNAVRMALGQGVMMLTDSITLTITTIIIMISINLRLTLLSLIPLPFVTLVALKFGKNIHKRFLKVQKAFSKLTEMVQENFSGIRIIKSFVQEQKEYEKFLEENENYLETNMSLVKVIVIFHPVIEFIASLSFVIFLGVGGIFVIYGYISLGDFIAFNMYLGNLIWPMMAFGWVINNIQRGFASLERIEKVMNEKAEIVDKAVEETDSIKGDIVVNNLTFSYPGTEVPALNNISLYIKSGDTLGIIGRTGSSKSTLVNLLVRLYNVEEGKITIGGKDISKIPLKVLRENIGFVPQDSFLFSSTVGENINLPFEKLDMDKVIQASKDSDIYENIMDFSEQFDTVVGERGVTLSGGQKQRISIARALIKNPELLILDDCLSAVDAKTETKILENLKRIMEDRTSIIISHRISAVKDSNLIAVFDEGRIIELGAHNELLANKGLYYDIYEKQQLEQKIQEQGEV; this is translated from the coding sequence ATGAAAAAAATCAAAACATTATTTAGATATGCCTATAAATATCGCTTTAAGTACTTAATAGGCATTAGTTTTCTTATCCTTGTGGACATGCTTCAACTTATACCGCCAAAACTTTTAGGCTATATAACAGATAACATATCGAGAGGAACAGCAACTAAAGACTTGCTTCTAAAGTACATAGCATACATAATTGCTATTGCTTTTCTTATGGCTATTGGCAGATACGTATGGAGAATGTATATAATAGGCACATCGAGAAGAATTGAATATGACATGAGAAACAATTATTTTAAACATCTTCAAACGCTGTCTATTAATTTTTACAATAAAAATAAAACTGGAGACTTGATGGCTCTGGCTACTAATGATTTAAATGCTGTAAGAATGGCTTTAGGTCAGGGAGTTATGATGCTTACAGACTCCATAACTTTAACTATAACAACTATAATAATAATGATCTCAATTAATTTAAGACTTACACTGCTCTCGCTAATTCCACTTCCATTTGTAACTCTAGTAGCACTAAAATTCGGAAAAAACATTCATAAAAGATTCCTAAAGGTTCAAAAGGCTTTTTCAAAGCTTACTGAAATGGTTCAAGAAAATTTCTCAGGCATACGAATTATCAAATCCTTCGTACAGGAACAGAAGGAATATGAAAAGTTTTTAGAAGAGAATGAAAACTATCTAGAAACCAATATGTCCTTAGTAAAGGTTATAGTTATATTTCATCCCGTTATAGAATTTATAGCTTCCTTAAGCTTTGTAATTTTCTTAGGGGTAGGAGGTATATTTGTTATCTACGGCTATATTTCACTTGGAGATTTTATTGCCTTTAATATGTATTTAGGAAATTTAATATGGCCCATGATGGCTTTTGGATGGGTTATTAATAATATTCAAAGAGGTTTTGCTTCATTAGAGAGAATAGAAAAGGTTATGAATGAAAAGGCAGAAATAGTTGATAAGGCTGTTGAGGAAACAGACTCCATTAAAGGAGACATAGTAGTAAACAATTTAACCTTTAGTTATCCAGGGACAGAAGTACCAGCTCTTAATAATATAAGTCTTTATATTAAAAGCGGAGATACCTTAGGTATTATAGGTAGGACAGGAAGTAGCAAAAGCACCTTGGTAAATCTGCTTGTTAGGCTCTACAACGTAGAGGAAGGTAAAATAACCATTGGTGGAAAGGACATAAGTAAAATTCCACTAAAGGTTCTAAGAGAAAACATAGGCTTTGTTCCTCAAGATTCCTTCTTATTTTCATCTACAGTTGGAGAAAACATAAATCTTCCCTTTGAGAAACTTGATATGGACAAGGTAATTCAAGCTTCAAAGGATTCTGATATATATGAAAACATAATGGATTTCTCTGAGCAGTTTGATACTGTAGTAGGAGAAAGAGGTGTAACCTTATCAGGTGGACAAAAACAAAGAATATCTATTGCTAGAGCCCTTATAAAGAATCCTGAACTTCTTATATTAGATGATTGTTTGTCGGCAGTTGATGCTAAGACAGAGACAAAGATTCTTGAAAACTTGAAAAGAATCATGGAAGACAGGACCTCTATAATAATTTCTCATAGAATCTCAGCAGTTAAGGATTCGAATTTAATTGCAGTTTTTGATGAGGGAAGAATAATTGAGCTTGGCGCTCATAATGAGCTGTTAGCTAATAAAGGACTTTACTATGATATATATGAAAAACAGCAGCTTGAGCAGAAAATACAAGAGCAGGGGGAGGTTTAG
- a CDS encoding ABC transporter ATP-binding protein, producing MEKYNEESLAKSYDSRLMKRLLIYAKPFRMYLIAVILLMLLGTGLDLLRPILIKNAIDNNINGYKKPYTMLQEPVANSIKIGDSYVAQGERAGGKAVTMLYYDKKYFIADGRVNEQKPYAINVDKLTQEGNTYTVYPLTSEELKVLRRDDVAGVIKTVIYTLLICISVFALGYVWMYLLQVAGQKIIYNIRNDLFKHVEGLSLSFFDKNPVGRLVTRVTNDVEALNEMYTGVLVYVFKDIFIIVGILIAMFSLNVKLALVILASVPFVLAGSIIFKKYDRDAYRDVRAKLAKINSSLSENISGVKTVQIYHKEEKMFNEFDGINKSYFQASMKQLTIFALFRPSVDLLSTLTLAGLLWFGGLKVLNQDIPVGMLFAFVSYLMQFFQPIFDLTEKYDILQSSMASAERIFLLMDNKDMIKNIENPVHIERLKGEIEFKNVWFAYNDEQWVLRDVSFKIRPGEKIAFVGATGAGKTSIISLISRLYDIQKGEILIDGINIKQMDQQELRKNLATVLQDVFLFTGDIKSNVRLNNGSITDEDIIKACKYVNADKFIEKLPNKYDDAVNERGTTFSQGERQLIAFARAIAFNPPILVLDEATSNIDTETESLIQDALNKITKDRTTIIVAHRLSTIKNADKIIVLHKGKVREIGNHEELLGKEGLYYNLYKLQYKELEGTK from the coding sequence ATGGAAAAATACAACGAAGAGAGCTTAGCTAAATCCTATGACTCAAGACTTATGAAAAGGCTCTTAATTTATGCAAAGCCGTTTAGAATGTATCTGATAGCAGTTATCTTGTTGATGCTTTTAGGTACAGGATTAGATTTATTAAGACCAATACTTATTAAAAATGCCATAGATAATAATATAAATGGTTACAAAAAGCCTTATACTATGCTTCAAGAGCCTGTTGCTAACAGCATTAAAATAGGAGACAGCTATGTTGCTCAAGGAGAAAGGGCAGGAGGTAAGGCTGTTACTATGCTTTACTATGATAAAAAATACTTCATTGCCGATGGAAGAGTAAATGAACAAAAGCCCTATGCTATAAATGTTGATAAGCTTACTCAAGAGGGAAATACATATACAGTATATCCTTTAACTAGTGAAGAGTTAAAAGTGCTTAGAAGAGATGATGTTGCAGGTGTTATAAAGACAGTGATTTATACTTTGTTAATATGCATTTCAGTATTCGCACTTGGATATGTATGGATGTATCTTCTTCAGGTAGCTGGTCAAAAAATAATTTACAATATTAGAAATGATCTGTTTAAGCATGTTGAAGGCTTGTCGCTTTCCTTCTTTGATAAGAATCCAGTAGGAAGGCTTGTAACAAGAGTAACTAACGATGTAGAAGCCTTAAATGAAATGTATACTGGCGTTTTGGTTTATGTATTTAAGGATATATTTATTATTGTGGGCATACTCATTGCAATGTTTTCTCTAAATGTAAAGCTTGCTCTAGTTATACTAGCATCAGTCCCTTTTGTCTTAGCTGGTTCTATCATATTTAAGAAATATGATAGAGATGCTTACAGAGATGTTAGAGCAAAGCTTGCTAAAATAAATTCTTCCCTTTCAGAAAATATATCCGGAGTAAAGACAGTTCAGATATATCATAAAGAAGAGAAAATGTTTAATGAGTTTGATGGAATAAATAAATCCTATTTCCAAGCTTCAATGAAACAGCTTACTATTTTTGCACTATTTAGGCCTTCAGTAGATCTGCTTTCAACCTTAACTTTGGCGGGACTTTTATGGTTTGGTGGATTAAAGGTGTTGAATCAGGATATACCTGTGGGAATGCTTTTTGCCTTTGTAAGCTACTTAATGCAATTCTTCCAGCCTATATTTGATTTGACTGAAAAGTATGATATACTTCAGTCTTCAATGGCTTCTGCGGAGAGAATATTTTTGCTTATGGATAATAAGGATATGATAAAAAATATAGAAAATCCCGTTCATATTGAAAGACTTAAAGGTGAAATAGAATTTAAAAATGTTTGGTTTGCCTATAATGATGAGCAATGGGTTTTAAGAGATGTAAGTTTCAAAATCAGACCTGGAGAAAAGATAGCCTTTGTAGGGGCAACTGGAGCAGGAAAAACTTCTATAATAAGCTTAATAAGCAGGCTCTATGATATACAAAAGGGTGAAATACTGATAGATGGAATAAACATAAAGCAAATGGATCAGCAGGAGCTGAGAAAAAACTTGGCAACAGTTCTTCAAGATGTTTTCCTATTTACTGGTGATATTAAGAGCAATGTAAGATTAAATAATGGCAGCATAACTGATGAGGACATTATAAAAGCCTGTAAATATGTAAATGCAGACAAGTTTATTGAGAAACTTCCTAATAAGTATGATGATGCTGTAAATGAAAGAGGAACTACATTCTCTCAAGGAGAAAGACAGCTTATAGCCTTTGCAAGAGCTATAGCATTCAATCCTCCAATTCTTGTTTTAGATGAGGCAACATCAAATATAGATACAGAAACAGAAAGTCTGATACAGGATGCATTAAATAAGATAACTAAAGATAGAACTACTATAATAGTAGCTCATAGGCTATCAACCATAAAAAATGCAGATAAGATTATCGTACTTCACAAAGGAAAGGTTAGAGAGATAGGAAATCATGAAGAGCTGCTTGGAAAAGAAGGGCTTTACTATAATCTTTATAAACTGCAGTATAAAGAATTAGAAGGCACTAAGTAA